From the genome of Nocardia mangyaensis:
CGGGGTGCCGGGGGTGAGCGTGGTGACCTCGACCGAGGCCGGTGGCCCGATGCGGGGCCGCGACAGTGGGGTACCGATTCCGGCGGACAGGGCGGCCTCCAGGGTGGGCGAAGTGGACGAACGGGGTGCACCGGTCGCACTCGGCGGTGCGGTCACCGGCCTTCCGTCGCAGGATACGCGGGCCGGTCGCCGGCGAAGTCTCCGCACGTGGCCGGTGCGACCGACCCCACATCCGTGGCGTCGACGGCCGGTGCTCCGCAGGAAGGCGGCGTCAGGGTGTTCGAGTGCACCACTACACTGGACCGGTGGATTTCGACAACGGACGGGGACGCTCGACCCCTGATCGCCCCGCCTCGGCCCGGCAGATCGTCTCGCGCACCCCGTCGGTGGTGCAGAGTCTGCGCACCCATTCCGGCAGTGGCGTGCCGTTCTCGGTCGAATTCAATCCGCCCCGCGACGCGGCCGGCGAGGCCAGATTGTGGCGCGCGGTGCGCCAGTTCGAACGGATGCATCCCGCCTTCGTCTCGATGACCTACGGTGCGGGCGGATCCACCAGCGACCGCACCGTCCGGATCACCGGCGAACTCGCCACCGAGACCACCTTGCTCCCGGTCGCCCACCTCACCGCGGTCGGCCACAGCATCGCCGAACTGCGTTCCCTGGTCGGCTCCTACGCCGACTCCGGGATCCGTAACCTGCTGGTCCTGCGCGGCGACCCGCCGGGCGACCCCCTCGGCGAGTGGCACAAGCACCCCAGCGGCGTCGAATACGCCGAGGAACTGGTCCGCATCGTCCGCGACCTCGGCGATTTCCACGTCGGCGTGGCCTCGTTCCCCCAGGGCCACCACCGCTCACCCGACCTCGACCACGACACCCTCCACCTCGCCGCGAAACTGCGTGCGGGCGCGGAGTATTCGATCACCCAGATGTTCTTCGACGTCGAGCACTACCTGCGCCTGCGGGATCGCGTCGTCGCCATGGACCCGATCGAGGGCGCCAAGCCGATCATCCCCGAACTCATGCCCATCACCTCCCTGCGCACCGTCCAGCGCGCCGAGGAACTCTGCGGGCGCACCCTGCCGAAATCGGTGATGACCCGGCTGGAGAAGGCCGCGGGCACCGCCCCGGAAGAAGACCGCGCGGCAGTCCGTGCCGAAGGCATCCAGATCGCCACCGAGATGGCCCAGCGCCTCATCGACGAGGGCGCTCCCTGCCTGCACTTCATCACCCTCAACTTCGCCAAGGCCACCAGCGAAGTCCTCACCAACCTCGGTTACGGCGTCACCGCCGCCCCCATCAGCGCGTAATCAGATCGCGGTCGCTTCGGCCACCGGATTCGGTGACGTCCGCGTCGAGGCTTTCCCTGTGCGGTCACTCCGGGTGAGACGCGGTCGAGCGGGCCGAACATGTCGGCCCGCCACGCCGTGTTCATCGCCCGGATCCGCGAATCCCCGGAGTACCGTCGGCCTTCTGAGTGTCGATGATGAGGAGTTGCGCCGTGATCGTGTCGCGTCGTTCCACCGCACTGACCTCGCTGACGGCCTGCGCCGCCGCGCTGGTGCTGGCCGTGCCGCCCGCCGCCGCGGAGCCCGCCGCCGCGGCGACGACACCCGCTGTCACCAGGGACTCGCCGGCCACCCCCACCGCCGGGCCCGGCGACCTGCTCGCCGCCTACCACACCGTGGTCGAGACGCTGAAGGCGCTGGGCATCGAGCCGTTCCTGTACCCCACAGCCGCGCTGAACTGCTCCGGTGACGGACTCGGCATCGTCCCCGCCGTCGCGGGCGCGGTGCCCGGTCCGTGGCCGACCAACACCCTGCCGATCGCCGGTCTCGACCTCACCGCGGTGAAATCAGGGCAGACCCTGTTCACCTTCCTGCCCTACGGACTCGCGCCCGACACCCCCGCCACCGAGACGGCGGGTATGCAGGTGGCCTGGCTCAACCTCAGCAGCGGCCGCGGCGGGATGGCCTCGATGGGCCCGATCGCCGACATCGTCGGCGCCATGGTCCCGCCCGAGGTCCCCGTGGAACTGCGCCCGCTCGCCGAGGCCGCCATCCGCGACTTCCTCTTCGCCGCCATCCCGGTCGGCGGTGTCCGCGCGGTTCCCGTCGACACCGGTCGCGGCACCGTCCTCGCCGCCGTCTTCGGCACCGCCGACAACGCGGGCCGCTCCTGCTTCTTCTTCCCGACCATCGGCATCACCGAGGTCCCCTGACTCCCGCGAGTCGGTCAGGTGATCACCGGGTTCAGGTGAGCATCGGCCGAGAAGCGCCGCCACCGGTGCCGGGTGATCGATGATCCGGTCGAGCGTGGGGGAGTACGGGCACCCCGCTACGGCGAATGCGCGAGTCAGGCGTGTTTGGCGCTGCGGCGGTCGGGGGTGACCAGGGGGCGTTGCTTCCAGCGGAGCCGGCCCGTGCGGTAGCGGTGGTGGGAGCGTGCCCAGAGGGCGAGGTAGTGGCCGACGCCGACGGGGTGGGCCAGGGCCGAGGCGAGGTCGGCGTGGGTCGGCCGGTGGCGGGTCTCGGTGGCGCGGGCGAGCAGTCGGCTGGTGACAGCCGCGAGGTAGCCGAGCAGACCGGCGCGGCGGGTGCGCCCGCGACCGAGCACCGCGGCCAGTGGGGGAATCCAGTAGGCGAGGGCGACGAACAGGCCGACGGCCGCGCCGGTGTCGAGGCGGCCGCCATAAGCCGACCACAGCCAGCGGGTGTAGCCGTCGGTGAGTTCCGTGGCACCGGTGTACATCCGGGTGCGGGCCGCGTGACTCGCGGTGACCAGCGCGGTGCGGTGACCGGCCCGGCGTACGGCCCTGGCCAGGTCGAGATCCTCGGTGGCGCTGGCCGCGACCGCGCCGTGCCCACCGGCGGCGCGGTAGGCCTCGGCGTCGACGGCGAGGAACTGCCCACACGCCACCGCGGTGGACGGGCGCAGGCTGTGATTGGCCGGGCCCAGCGGCAGGGTCGAGGCCCACGACCAGGCCAGCAGCGGTTGGACCAGGGATTCGGTGACCGAGCCCGTCACCTGCACCGGCCACGCTGACACCATCCCGGCCTCGCGTTTGCGCAGTTCGGTGACGGCCGCGGCGACCGCCTGCGGGGTCAGCCGCACATCGGCATCGATGAAAACCAGTGCCGCGTCGTCGGTTCGGGCGGCCAGTCGGGCACAGGCCGCGGCCTTGCCGGTCCAGCCGGGGGCCGGGTGGGCGGCCGAGCGCAGCACGGTGAAGCGGTCGTCGCCGCCGATCGCGGCCAGGGCGGCCTCGTAGGTGCCGTCGGTGGAGGCGTCGTCGAGGATCAGCACACGCAGGCGCGGCACCCCGGTCTGGGCGCGCAGGTCGGCGATGAGGTCGGGCAGCCGGTCGGCTTCGTCGCGGGCGGGGACGCACACGGTGACCGGTTCGATCACGCCGGACACCTGACGCGGCAGGGTGCGCAGGGTGGCCAGGTTGTAGGCGGCGGTGGCCGCGCCGAGCGCGGCCAGACCGGTGCCCGCCCAGGTCAGGTAGCGCCCGGCCGCACGCATGTCAGCGGCCCAGCCTGCGACTGGTGATCTCGCGCCACATCTCCGAGGGGGAGAACCCGCCGCGCGGCGCGTTCGGCGGACCGGGATTGCGGTCTCGGAAGGCCATACCGGCGACCAGTGCGGCCACCGCCAGGGTGATCCCGCCGACGATGCCCGCCCAGCCCGCGAACGAGCGGGTGTTCGGGTCGGCGTACTTGACCTGGGCGCGCAGGGTCGAGGTCTCTCCGGCGGGCAGCTTCCACAGCACGGTGTTGTCACCCTCGCGGGTGCCGTTGGTGGTGGCGACGCGGGCCGGGAACGCGATGGAGAACTGCACGTCGGACCCGTTGGGCGGCACCGACTCCAGGTCGACGCGCCCGGTCAGGCTCACCAGATCGCCCGAACGCTGGAACTCGAGGGTGAACATGCCCTGGGTCTGGTCCGACAGGCTGCCGAGCTGGCCGACCTCACCGAAGGACAGATCGTCGAAGAACACCTGGGTGCCCAGGTAGCCGTCCTGGTTGTACTCCTCGATCCGCACCTTGGCCGCCAGCTGGCCGGGCGCCGTCAGTTGTGGGCCCTTGTCCTCGGGACCGGTCGGCACCACGGCGGCCACGATCCGCCCCGACACCCGATCGTTGGACGACACGCCCATCGATACCTGTACCCGCAGACACCCGGTCAGCGCGGGAACCAGCAGCGCCAACACCACGACGACGGCCGCGACCCGCCGCCCGGGCGCGCGGCGACGCGAGGAGGGACAGGGCATGTCGGCGACGGGACTCGGCTGCACGTTGACATCGTGCCAGGCCCCGGCCCGAGAACCCACCCGACGGGCCCACCTGCGCACAGCGACCCACGTCGAACAGGCGATTCACCCGCGTGATCTCGGGTCATCCGCTCGTGTCGCGCGCCGACGTGCCCGCAGGAGAAGGGGGATGCCGAGGAGGCCGAGTCCGGTGAAACCCCAAGCGGCGGAGGCGGGAAGGCCGAGGAAGACCGCGTGGGCGAGGGTGGAGCCGAGCCAGGTCCACCCGAAGACGGCGACCGGCACGGCCACTGTTCGATCGTGGGCGGGGGCGAGGACCCGGTCGAGTACGGTCAGCAGCAGCGCCATCACAGCGGCGACCAGGGCCCAGCCGAGGTAGTTCGTGTACGGGATCTGGGGCAGGCCGGGCAGTCCGGCGTCGGTGACCGCCCAGGTCCACTGCCCGTCGGCGACCATCTGCGGATCGAGGAAGAGGTCCCAGCCCACCGCGCCGACGACCAGCAGCCCCGCCCGCCCGACCGGGGAACCCGTCAGCAGTCCCGCGACGACCCAGATCGGATACAACCCACCGGTCCAGGCCAACGGGATCACCAGCGGAACCTCGGCGACCGCGGGCCCGAGCCGATCCACCGCGTAGGTATAGGCCCCGAACGGAAATCCCGTGGCGGTCCCCACCATCTCGGCGCCCAGCCCGACCCCGGACACCACCGCGAAGAACCCGAGGGCCCAGCCCCCTCCACGAGTGGTCCACGCATGGAGCAGCGCCGTCGCCGCCGACAACACCACCACCGCGACAGTGATCCGGTCTCGCGCGTCCCCTCCGCTGAGCGGATAGGCGATCTGCACGAGGACCAACAGGATCGCCGCGCCCGCGGGCACTACCCGCCACGGCTCGCTCCGTGACCACGCCCGTATCCGTCCCACGGCCGTATCGGGGCGCCGTCGGCGAGCGCGGATCACCGATGCCCCCTGATCGGTCTGCCCGGCGTGCGGCCACGCCCGCAGGCCCCGCGCCGCCCGGCGAAACCGACTGCGAGCGCCGCCCGGTGCCGCTGATGCGTCTGCCCGGTCCTGCCGGTGTGGAGGTTCGCGCCGGAAGTCATCGTTTGCGGGGCAGGGAGAATCGACGGGTGCGCTGATCGCCGAGGAGCAGGCGGGCCGCGCTGCGCCCACTCGCGCCGGAGACTCCGCCGCCGGGGTGGGTGGAGGCACCGGTGAGGTACAGGCCGGGGGCGCCGGGGACTCGTTGGCCGGACAGTTCGGGCAGCGGGCGCCACAGCATCATCTGGTCGAGGGACATCTCGACGTGCATCACATTGCCGCCCCGCAGGCCCATCTCGCTTTCCAGGTCGACGGGTGTCTGAACGAAGCGCTCGCGGATGGAGTCGGTGAATCCGGGCGCGTATCGCTCGACTTCGGCGATGATCCGGTCCGCTTCGGTCTCGGCGTGCGCGGCCCAGTCGCCGCCGTCGGCGAGTTCGTAGGGATGCCACTGCGCCCACAGTGACAGCTGGTGCTCGCCGGGTGGGGCGATGCTCGGGTCCAGTGCGCTGAAGCTCATCGCCAACACCACCGGTCGCGGCGGGAGCGCACCGGCCAGGGCCGCGCCGTGGGCCTGACGCAGCTGAGCACGGTCCGACACCAGGAACTGCAGGCCGCGGGCGGATTCGGTGGGGGAGACGCCGGGGTACTCCGGTAACCGGTCGGTCGCCAGACGCACCACCATGCCGATGCCGGGGCCCACCCGGACACGGCGCTGCCAGTCGTCGAGGACGGACTCGTCGAAGCCGCCCGCGCGCAACAGGTCGAAGGTGGCCAGGATGTGGGCGCCCGCGATCACGGTGTCGGCGTGCAGATTCCGCCCTGCGGCCGTGCGCACCTGCCAGCCGTCACCGGAGCGCCGCAGCACCGTCACGGCGTCCCCGGTGTGCAGCTCACCGCCGTCGGCGCGCAGCCGGGCGATCAGCGCCGCGCACAGCGCCCCACTTCCCCCCATGGCCCGGCCGGGTGGCAGCGTGTGCATGAGCGCGGCGAACCCGGCCATCGGCGCGGTCCCCGGTTCCGACATCGGCGGACCCGACTGCGCGCCGAACCAGGCCAGCGAGGCCTTGAGGCGTTCGTCGTCGAACCAGGTGTCGAGCAGAGCGTCCCCGGACTGCAGGAACTCCCGCGACAGCGCACTGCCGCCGTCGCGCGCGTCCAGCCCCCAGAACGAGCGCAACAGCCGCCCTGGCGTCGGCGGACCACCGAACGAACGCATCACCCGTGCGCTGCGCGCACCCCACACCGCGACGAAACGCCGGTACGCCGCGGCATCGCGGTCGCCGCAGGCCGCCGCGATCGAGGCACAGGTCAGGTCGAGATCGCGATGGAACACGATCGGCGGGCGCGCACCGTCGGACGGCGTGAAACCCCAGGGGTCGCAGTCGAGATAGCGCAACCCGAAACGCGCGAGCTCGAGCTCCTCGATGATCCCGGTGTGCCGGATCATGATGTGCGCCGAGGAACCGCGATCGACCAGATGGCCGGGGAACCGCGCCACCGTCGACACCGCCCCGCCGGGCACCTCATCGCGTTCGAGCACCTGCACCCGCCGACCGGCCCGCGCCAGGTAACAGGCCGCGACCAGCGCGTTGTGCCCCGACCCGACGACGATCGTGGTGCCCGGGGTCCTCATGCTCGGCTGCCACGCGTCGGCATCGGCAGTCGCCGCCCCAGGATGGCGAACGGCCGGGTGTCGCCCGCGAACACGAAATTGCGGATCACATCGGTGAATCCGGCCCGCCGGTACAGCCGCCAGGCCCGATTGGCCTCCTCGGGCACTTCGGGGGTGGACAGCAGCACGGCCGCCTCGGGACGGTCGGCCAGCAACCGCTGCAGCAGTGTCGCGCCGATCCCGCGGCCCTGCGCCGCGGGGTGGACGTGCAGCTCGGTGAGCTCGAAGTAGTCGGCGAGCAGGTCGCGGGCGGCGGCGTCGGGCCAGCCGCACCGGCGCATCCCGGTGTGCACCTGCTGATGCCACCACTGGCGGGGGGTGCCGTGATAGCCGTAGGCGATCGCCACGATCGGGGCGGTCCGCAGGTCGACCGCGCCGGAGTCGTCGGGCAGGACGGCCGCCACCGCGCGCCACCCGGCCCGGGTGGTGTGCTCGGTCCACATCGGCGCGCGATGGTGCTCGGTGCCGCGCGGATAGTCCATGGCGGCGACATAGACCGACAGGGCGTCGTGTAGGCGCGCGCGCAGGTCGGCGACGCTGAGGTCGACGACGGCGGGGGCGGGAGTGTGATTGGGCTTGACGGCTGTCATGGCTCTCGTCGGTGGCGCGCGGGCGCGGAAGTTGTCGGTGGGTGTCCCTATATTGAAACTCAATTCAAACGTTCGAATGCTTGTTCGATCTGTGCGAGGGGCGAAAGGGGCAGCAGATGACTGGTCGCAATGATGGTCGGGAGCACGCGGCGCACGACGGTCGCGCGGGTGGCCTGCTACGCCAGGCCGACGCCCTGCTCACCGACTCGGCCTGGGAACACGAACCCGGCGAGCGGTTCCGCACCGCCTACCTCGCCGCCCTGCGCGGCGCGGGCGCGATGATCGCGCTCACCGGCGCCGATCGGGCGCCGCGGGCCCGCTCGCGTAGCGCGTGGGTGCTGCTGCGGCGCGCCTCGCCGGAGTTCGCGATGTGGGCGGACTACTTCGAGGCGCACTCCCAACTTCGGGCCGCGCTGGAGGCCGGATTGGACCGTGCGATCACCGACACACATGCCGACGAGTTCTGCTCGCGGGTGGGCGCGTTCCTCTACGACGTCGACGATGCGCTGGTCGCCGCGGCCAAGACACGCCCGCAGCCGAGTCGCGACCGGGACATGACTGCTTAGTTATCACCGAGTGGGTGGTACGGCTTCGATCGAACTCGTATCATGGGGAGCAGATAGCCGCCAAGGTCGGCTACCCGTCGCCTACCCGGAGGCGACCAGCCACGCCTAGTGCCGGGGGAGGTACCGTGCCACTCTCCGAGCACGAGCAGCGCATGCTCGAACAGATCGAGAGCGCTCTCTATGCTGAGGATCCGAAGTTCGCCTCGTCCGTCCGTGGCGGACGTCTTCGCTCCACGTCGAGTCGACGGAGATTTCAGGCCGCGGCATTGTTCGCCATCGGCCTGTGTCTTCTCGTCGCAGGCATCGCCGCCCCGTTCAAGCCGGGCGGTTTCCCCATCATCAGCCTCGTCGGATTCATCGCCATGTTCGGTGCGGGTGTCCTGTTGATGATCGGTAGTTCGCGCCGAGCCGCGCCCGCGGACTCGGACGAGACCCCTCCTGCGGCGGGCAAGGGCCCGTCGCCGTCGGGAGGTTCGACCGGACGAGGTGGTCGCCAGCGCAAGTCCGGCGGCTTCTCCGAGCGGATGGAGGACCGGTTCCGCCGACGGTTCGAGCAGGAATAGCTCGCCCGTAGCCGGAACATCACGGCAGAACAGG
Proteins encoded in this window:
- a CDS encoding methylenetetrahydrofolate reductase, translated to MVSRTPSVVQSLRTHSGSGVPFSVEFNPPRDAAGEARLWRAVRQFERMHPAFVSMTYGAGGSTSDRTVRITGELATETTLLPVAHLTAVGHSIAELRSLVGSYADSGIRNLLVLRGDPPGDPLGEWHKHPSGVEYAEELVRIVRDLGDFHVGVASFPQGHHRSPDLDHDTLHLAAKLRAGAEYSITQMFFDVEHYLRLRDRVVAMDPIEGAKPIIPELMPITSLRTVQRAEELCGRTLPKSVMTRLEKAAGTAPEEDRAAVRAEGIQIATEMAQRLIDEGAPCLHFITLNFAKATSEVLTNLGYGVTAAPISA
- a CDS encoding glycosyltransferase; this translates as MRAAGRYLTWAGTGLAALGAATAAYNLATLRTLPRQVSGVIEPVTVCVPARDEADRLPDLIADLRAQTGVPRLRVLILDDASTDGTYEAALAAIGGDDRFTVLRSAAHPAPGWTGKAAACARLAARTDDAALVFIDADVRLTPQAVAAAVTELRKREAGMVSAWPVQVTGSVTESLVQPLLAWSWASTLPLGPANHSLRPSTAVACGQFLAVDAEAYRAAGGHGAVAASATEDLDLARAVRRAGHRTALVTASHAARTRMYTGATELTDGYTRWLWSAYGGRLDTGAAVGLFVALAYWIPPLAAVLGRGRTRRAGLLGYLAAVTSRLLARATETRHRPTHADLASALAHPVGVGHYLALWARSHHRYRTGRLRWKQRPLVTPDRRSAKHA
- a CDS encoding DUF3040 domain-containing protein, producing MPLSEHEQRMLEQIESALYAEDPKFASSVRGGRLRSTSSRRRFQAAALFAIGLCLLVAGIAAPFKPGGFPIISLVGFIAMFGAGVLLMIGSSRRAAPADSDETPPAAGKGPSPSGGSTGRGGRQRKSGGFSERMEDRFRRRFEQE
- a CDS encoding GNAT family N-acetyltransferase — protein: MTAVKPNHTPAPAVVDLSVADLRARLHDALSVYVAAMDYPRGTEHHRAPMWTEHTTRAGWRAVAAVLPDDSGAVDLRTAPIVAIAYGYHGTPRQWWHQQVHTGMRRCGWPDAAARDLLADYFELTELHVHPAAQGRGIGATLLQRLLADRPEAAVLLSTPEVPEEANRAWRLYRRAGFTDVIRNFVFAGDTRPFAILGRRLPMPTRGSRA
- a CDS encoding phytoene desaturase family protein: MRTPGTTIVVGSGHNALVAACYLARAGRRVQVLERDEVPGGAVSTVARFPGHLVDRGSSAHIMIRHTGIIEELELARFGLRYLDCDPWGFTPSDGARPPIVFHRDLDLTCASIAAACGDRDAAAYRRFVAVWGARSARVMRSFGGPPTPGRLLRSFWGLDARDGGSALSREFLQSGDALLDTWFDDERLKASLAWFGAQSGPPMSEPGTAPMAGFAALMHTLPPGRAMGGSGALCAALIARLRADGGELHTGDAVTVLRRSGDGWQVRTAAGRNLHADTVIAGAHILATFDLLRAGGFDESVLDDWQRRVRVGPGIGMVVRLATDRLPEYPGVSPTESARGLQFLVSDRAQLRQAHGAALAGALPPRPVVLAMSFSALDPSIAPPGEHQLSLWAQWHPYELADGGDWAAHAETEADRIIAEVERYAPGFTDSIRERFVQTPVDLESEMGLRGGNVMHVEMSLDQMMLWRPLPELSGQRVPGAPGLYLTGASTHPGGGVSGASGRSAARLLLGDQRTRRFSLPRKR
- a CDS encoding SAV_6107 family HEPN domain-containing protein, with the translated sequence MTGRNDGREHAAHDGRAGGLLRQADALLTDSAWEHEPGERFRTAYLAALRGAGAMIALTGADRAPRARSRSAWVLLRRASPEFAMWADYFEAHSQLRAALEAGLDRAITDTHADEFCSRVGAFLYDVDDALVAAAKTRPQPSRDRDMTA
- a CDS encoding carotenoid biosynthesis protein, producing the protein MGRIRAWSRSEPWRVVPAGAAILLVLVQIAYPLSGGDARDRITVAVVVLSAATALLHAWTTRGGGWALGFFAVVSGVGLGAEMVGTATGFPFGAYTYAVDRLGPAVAEVPLVIPLAWTGGLYPIWVVAGLLTGSPVGRAGLLVVGAVGWDLFLDPQMVADGQWTWAVTDAGLPGLPQIPYTNYLGWALVAAVMALLLTVLDRVLAPAHDRTVAVPVAVFGWTWLGSTLAHAVFLGLPASAAWGFTGLGLLGIPLLLRARRRATRADDPRSRG
- a CDS encoding LppM family (lipo)protein; translation: MPCPSSRRRAPGRRVAAVVVVLALLVPALTGCLRVQVSMGVSSNDRVSGRIVAAVVPTGPEDKGPQLTAPGQLAAKVRIEEYNQDGYLGTQVFFDDLSFGEVGQLGSLSDQTQGMFTLEFQRSGDLVSLTGRVDLESVPPNGSDVQFSIAFPARVATTNGTREGDNTVLWKLPAGETSTLRAQVKYADPNTRSFAGWAGIVGGITLAVAALVAGMAFRDRNPGPPNAPRGGFSPSEMWREITSRRLGR